One genomic region from Magallana gigas chromosome 3, xbMagGiga1.1, whole genome shotgun sequence encodes:
- the LOC105325315 gene encoding tripartite motif-containing protein 2, translating into MALSKPDAPKTVSGLPVIAQHYLMCGTKDFEKNCQFYCNPCHRPMCEQCRDEHQKSSETKSHEVVPYKQRIMQLPVEKCKDHPNKDIDILCEDCQVPVCSKCATQNHQKHTLKDLETIYSEKFSLCLKNIKEIHQVFIPNSQDVQRDIKENAKDIKEIMDNVRNMMKTETESLKCLLETVTSDNIEQVNKIEESLMESLQSQDKTYQDYISYLEDLAKKFNGYLSSTKLHDSPLIFSHSDQLKTKPMPETVKPVSPVFTAGRHSKEDVNKLLGRVTVPDSKPENRKIKPMKTASTQYNIMNSYSLYLIGFLLLLILFVSGLNIDDHTWKQIKENWKKSDVKPTLSLSSSVTKVREYTVPGTQHVRHISLVKSDRVWGSDWNGNVVQTDLLGNLLQKIQTSGETEGYHTVTQDGDLIYTDKRNKVINRITQDNTLTEFIKTGDWKPLSIYSSHINGDILVGMIKGDKAKVTRYNKRGEEIQNIQRDINVWELYGKPHYITENINGDICTSDLNKGAVVLVDKSGQHRFSYEGQGSVFLPFGICTDLLGHILVADAISNTVHLLDRDGQFLSLLLPAHDKITVFPRSLCVDEENNLHVGQKSTNTVSVYKYLH; encoded by the coding sequence ATGGCATTATCCAAGCCAGATGCCCCAAAAACCGTTTCAGGCCTACCAGTGATTGCACAACACTACCTAATGTGTGGCACCAAAGACTTTGAAAAGAACTGCCAGTTTTACTGCAACCCTTGTCACCGAccaatgtgtgaacaatgcagAGATGAACATCAGAAGAGTTCAGAAACCAAGAGCCACGAAGTGGTCCCTTACAAACAACGCATAATGCAGCTTCCTGTGGAGAAATGCAAGGATCACCCAAATAAAGACATAGACATTCTCTGTGAGGACTGCCAAGTTCCAGTTTGTTCTAAATGTGCCACACAAAACCATCAAAAACACACACTTAAAGATTTAGAGACAATCTATTCAGAGAAATTTTCTCTTTGTCTTAAAAATATCAAGGAAATACACCAGGTTTTTATCCCAAATTCACAAGATGTTCAGAGGGATATAAAAGAAAACGCCAAAGATATAAAAGAAATCATGGATAATGTAAGAAATATGATGAAAACTGAAACCGAATCTTTAAAATGTCTGCTGGAAACAGTCACGTCAGATAATATAGAGCAAGTCAATAAAATTGAAGAATCACTGATGGAAAGTCTTCAGAGTCAAGACAAAACTTATCAAGATTACATCTCCTATCTTGAGGACCTTGCCAAAAAGTTCAATGGCTACCTGTCCTCAACTAAACTTCATGATAGTCCACTCATTTTCTCTCATTCTGACCAGCTAAAAACCAAACCGATGCCAGAGACAGTAAAACCAGTCTCTCCAGTATTTACTGCTGGTCGACACAGCAAGGAGGATGTCAACAAACTACTGGGTAGAGTAACTGTTCCAGACTCTAAACCagagaacagaaaaataaaacccatgAAGACTGCCTCTACACAGTATAATATTATGAATAGTTATTCCTTATATTTAATCGGGTTTTTGTTACTGCTCATTTTATTTGTATCTGGTTTAAATATTGACGACCATACATGGAAACAGATTAAAGAAAACTGGAAGAAATCTGACGTGAAACCAACACTGTCTCTGTCCTCCTCTGTCACCAAGGTCAGGGAGTACACAGTACCCGGTACACAACATGTACGTCATATATCACTAGTTAAATCGGACAGGGTCTGGGGCAGTGATTGGAACGGCAACGTTGTCCAAACGGATCTACTTGGTAATCTGCTACAGAAGATACAAACCAGTGGAGAAACTGAAGGCTACCACACAGTCACACAGGACGGGGATCTGATCTATACAGACAAAAGGAATAAAGTCATCAATAGGATAACACAGGATAATACATtaactgaattcattaaaacaggGGACTGGAAACCACTCAGCATATACTCCTCCCACATCAACGGGGACATACTGGTGGGGATGATAAAGGGTGATAAGGCCAAAGTCACCAGGTACAACAAGAGAGGGGaagaaatacagaacatacagaGAGACATCAACGTATGGGAACTGTATGGTAAGCCACACTatatcacagaaaacatcaatggtgatATCTGTACATCAGACTTAAATAAAGGTGCTGTAGTGTTGGTTGATAAATCTGGACAACACAGGTTCTCCTACGAAGGTCAGGGGTCGGTGTTTCTTCCCTTTGGTATATGTACTGATCTCCTCGGTCACATTCTGGTGGCTGATGCTATCAGTAACACAGTTCATCTTCTGGATCGGGACGGTCAGTTCTTGTCTCTACTACTACCTGCACACGATAAAATAACAGTCTTTCCCCGTAGTTTATGTGTGGATGAAGAGAACAATCTTCATGTAGGACAAAAAAGCACCAATACAGTGTCAGTGTACAAGTATCTACACTAG
- the LOC117692415 gene encoding tripartite motif-containing protein 2-like: MALSKPDAPKTVSGLPVIAQHYLMCGTKDCEKNCQFYCNPCHRPMCEQCRDEHQKSSETKSHEVVPYKQRKIQLPVEKCKDHPNKDIDILCEDCQVLVCSKCATQNHQKHTLKDLETIYSEKFSLCLKNIKEIHQVFIPNSQDVQRDIKENAKDIKETMDNVRNMMKTETESLKCLLETVTSDNIEQVNKMEESLMESLQSQDKTYQDYISYLEDLAKKFNGYLSSTKLHDSPFIFSHSDQLKAKPIPETIKPVPPVFTAGRHSKEDVAKLLGRVTVPETKPENREIKPMETASTQYNMNSYSLYLVGFLLLLILFVSGLNIDDHTWKQIKENRKKSYMKPTLSLSSSVTKVREYTVQGVNHVHHISLNKSDSVWGSDLNGNFVQTDLLDNLLQKVQTSDNYIPEGYHTVTQDGDLIYTDKSNKVINRITQDKTLTEFIKTGDWKPLSIYSSHINGDILVLMRTYGEAKVTRYNKRGEEIQNIQKDNKGQDLYDYPYYITENINGDICTSDYNKGAVVVVNKSGQHRFSYTGQGSKFFPYGICTDLLGHILVSDAFTKSVYLLDQDSTTT; the protein is encoded by the coding sequence ATGGCATTATCCAAGCCAGATGCCCCAAAAACTGTTTCAGGCCTACCAGTGATTGCACAACACTACCTAATGTGTGGCACCAAAGACTGTGAAAAGAACTGCCAGTTTTACTGCAACCCTTGTCACCGAccaatgtgtgaacaatgcagAGATGAACATCAGAAGAGTTCAGAAACCAAGAGCCACGAAGTGGTCCCTTACAAACAACGCAAAATACAGCTTCCTGTGGAGAAATGCAAGGATCACCCAAATAAAGACATAGACATTCTCTGTGAGGACTGCCAAGTTCTAGTTTGTTCTAAATGTGCCACACAAAACCATCAGAAACACACACTTAAAGATTTAGAGACAATCTATTCAGAGAAATTTTCTCTTTGTCTTAAAAATATCAAGGAAATACACCAGGTTTTTATCCCAAATTCACAAGATGTTCAGAGGGATATTAAAGAAAACGCCAAAGATATAAAAGAAACCATGGATAATGTAAGAAATATGATGAAAACTGAAACCGAATCTTTAAAATGTCTGCTGGAAACAGTCACGTCAGATAATATAGAGCAAGTCAATAAAATGGAAGAATCACTGATGGAAAGTCTTCAGAGTCAAGACAAAACTTATCAAGATTACATCTCCTATCTTGAGGACCTTGCCAAAAAGTTCAATGGCTACCTGTCCTCAACTAAACTTCATGATAGTCCAttcattttctctcattctGACCAACTAAAAGCCAAACCGATACCTGAGACAATTAAACCAGTTCCTCCAGTATTTACTGCTGGTCGACACAGCAAGGAGGATGTCGCCAAACTACTGGGTAGAGTAACTGTTCCAGAAACTAAACCAGAGAACAGAGAAATAAAACCCATGGAGACTGCCTCTACACAGTATAATATGAATAGTTATTCCTTATATTTAGTCGGTTTTTTGCTACTGCTCATTTTATTTGTATCTGGTTTAAATATTGACGACCATACATGGAAACAGATTAAAGAAAACCGGAAGAAATCTTACATGAAACCAACACTGTCTCTGTCCTCCTCTGTCACCAAGGTCAGGGAGTACACAGTACAAGGTGTTAACCATGTACATCATATATCACTCAATAAATCGGACAGCGTCTGGGGCAGTGATTTGAATGGCAACTTTGTCCAAACAGATCTACTTGATAATCTGCTACAGAAGGTACAAACCAGTGATAACTATATACCTGAAGGCTACCACACAGTCACACAGGACGGGGATCTGATCTATACAGACAAAAGTAATAAAGTCATCAATAGGATAACACAGGATAAAACATtaactgaattcattaaaacaggGGACTGGAAACCACTCAGCATATACTCCTCCCACATCAACGGGGACATACTGGTGTTGATGAGAACGTATGGAGAGGCTAAAGTCACCAGGTACAACAAGAGAGGGGaagaaatacagaacatacagaAAGACAATAAAGGACAGGATCTGTATGATTATCCATACTatatcacagaaaacatcaatggtgatATCTGTACATCAGACTATAACAAAGGAGCTGTAGTGGTGGTGAATAAATCAGGACAACACAGGTTCTCCTACACTGGTCAAGGGTCTAAGTTTTTTCCCTATGGTATATGTACTGATCTCCTTGGTCACATCCTTGTGTCTGATGCTTTCACTAAATCAGTTTATCTCCTAGATCAGGACTCTACTACTACCTGA
- the LOC105325300 gene encoding solute carrier family 12 member 9 isoform X2: MSHSYSINGELSQDQRMDSTADDERSPLITHSDSRSSPIWALTRSLSRNDAASSNGQQQQTTTRTLGLFAGVFCPVALSMFSTLLFLRSGFVVGQAGILESVLQLVLAYFILVMTVLSISAISTNGALEGGGAYYMISRALGPEFGGSIGFLFFVANVLAVGLYVTGFVEAMIENFGPGGTMVKHAFLKGDHDFWYKYLYCSIVLFVCLGICIVGGAVFAKTSLLIFLVVVVCLLSVFISVFAKNSTTEIEYAQQAKHTFERRNISLECFQANASGFVLQDGANYTGLRAKTFKDNTFSEYQKDYITKDLMTFATVFAILFSSVTGILNGANMSGELKEPSKAIPKGTLYAVMFTFISYLLLIILVGGSSDRCLLLNNYIFLQEINLWKPFVLIGIFAATLSAALGNLIGASRILQALANDHLFWFVLNPATITTKSGNPYVAVLISWFLVQLVLLVGSLNAIAPATSVFFLMSYASVNLACLALELASAPNFRPTFKYFTWYTCTLGLIGCIVMCFLISSLYSSIAIIVMLILAIILHFRSLPTQWGSISQALIFHQVRKYLLMLDSRKAHVKYWRPQILLLVANPRQCSELITFINDIKKGGLYVIGHVKLGSLDSYTTDPILEENPKWLGLIDYLKVKAFVEVTMANTVSEGLQHLLRLSGMGGMKPNTVCFGFVDDSKPKDTLSFMNNERRRRFFTRLESGKKVSIDNLFMNVRGDGDSGQLSPLEYVKLISDSLKMQKNVCLCRHFDQLSKQSIVNSKKTLFIDVWPVNLFRPDTANFFDNTCLFMLQLACILTMVPGWKSKTRLRVFLCLNAQTDNTLQKQQKLDAFLHQLRIEASVKIVTWDHLVSHLPVMSGNSSDKLTLMEKFHAVPTEFISSINQLITSYSSTTALSFMYLPVPPTDVRESETYLNSLRLLSDNLPPTVFVHGLHPVTSTTL, from the exons ATGTCCCATTCGTATTCAATTAACGGAGAGTTGTCACAAGATCAGAGAATGGATTCTACAGCAGACGACGAGCGCTCGCCTCTCATAACTCATTCCGACTCTAGAAGTAGTCCAATTTGGGCACTAACCCGTAGTTTAAGTAGAAATGATGCCGCGAGTTCAAATGGACAGCAACAGCAAACCACAACGCGGACATTGGGCCTGTTCGCCGGAGTATTTTGTCCCGTGGCCTTGTCCATGTTTAGCACCCTACTCTTTCTGAGATCAG gttttgtGGTGGGCCAGGCTGGGATTCTGGAGTCAGTGCTTCAGCTTGTTCTAGCTTATTTCATCTTGGTTATGACTGTGCTGTCAATCAGTGCTATTTCAACCAATGGAGCGTTAGAAGGAGGAGGGGCCTATT ACATGATCAGCAGAGCCCTGGGTCCAGAGTTTGGGGGTAGTATTGGCTTCCTGTTCTTTGTGGCCAATGTCCTGGCTGTGGGTCTCTATGTTACAGGCTTCGTGGAGGCCATGATAGAGAACTTTGGACCAGGGG GCACCATGGTAAAACATGCATTTTTGAAAGGTGACCACGACTTCTGGTACAAGTACCTGTACTGCTCCATCGTTCTGTTTGTGTGTCTGGGTATCTGCATCGTTGGAGGAGCAGTGTTCGCAAAGACATCCCTACTCATTTTTTtg GTTGTGGTTGTCTGTCTTCTCTCGGTGTTTATAAGTGTATTTGCCAAAAACTCGACGACTGAGATAGAATATGCTCAACAGGCCAAACACACATTTGAGAGGAGGAATATTTCTCTCGAATGCTTTCAAGCAAATGCCAGCGGTTTCGTTCTACAGGATGGAGCCAATTACACAGGTCTAAGGGCAAAGACGTTCAAGGATAATACATTCT CTGAGTACCAGAAGGATTACATCACCAAGGATCTGATGACCTTCGCCACTGTGTTCGCCATTCTGTTCAGCAGTGTGACAGGCATCCTTAATGGAGCCAACATGTCAG GGGAGCTGAAGGAGCCAAGTAAAGCCATCCCTAAGGGCACACTGTATGCCGTCATGTTCACGTTCATTTCTTACTTACTGCTAATCATTCTCGTCGGAGGATCGAGTGACAG GTGCCTCCTCCTGAACAACTATATTTTCCTTCAGGAGATAAACCTGTGGAAGCCATTCGTCCTGATCGGGATATTCGCTGCTACTCTGTCTGCTGCCCTGGGTAATCTGATAGGAGCCTCGCGGATTCTACAGGCCCTGGCTAACGACCATTTGTTCT GGTTTGTTCTAAATCCTGCCACGATCACTACAAAGTCTGGAAACCCCTATGTGGCTGTACTCATCTCATGGTTCCTTGTTCAA CTGGTGCTATTGGTGGGCTCTCTGAACGCTATCGCCCCCGCCACCTCCGTATTCTTTCTGATGTCTTACGCCTCCGTTAACCTGGCCTGTCTAGCTCTGGAGCTGGCATCGGCACCTAACTTCAG ACCGACCTTCAAGTACTTCACCTGGTACACCTGCACCCTGGGCCTAATCGGCTGTATAGTGATGTGCTTCCTGATCAGCTCCCTCTACTCCTCCATCGCCATCATCGTGATGCTGATCCTGGCCATCATCCTCCACTTCCGCTCACTGCCCACCCAGTGGGGCTCCATCAGCCAGGCACTCATCTTTCACCAG GTAAGGAAATACTTGTTGATGTTGGATTCAAGGAAAGCCCATGTCAAGTACTGGCGTCCTCAGATACTGTTACTGGTGGCTAATCCGCGTCAGTGTTCAGAACTCATCACGTTCATCAACGACATCAAGAAAGGCGGACTGTACGTGATCGGCCACGTCAAGCTGGGATCCCTGGATTCGTATACCACTGACCCAATTTTAGAGGAAAATCCAAAATGGCTGGGACTGATTGATTATCTCAAAGTGAAAGCTTTCGTGGAAGTGACGATGGCAAACACTGTCTCCGAAGGTTTACAACACTTGCTTAGGCTCTCTGGAATGGGGGGCATGAAACCTAACACGGTTTGCTTCGGTTTTGTGGACGACTCCAAACCAAAGGATACTCTGAGTTTCATGAATAACGAGAGGAGGAGGCGTTTTTTCACGCGATTGGAAAGTGGAAAGAAAGTGAGTATTGACAATTTGTTTATGAATGTCCGAGGAGACGGAGACTCAGGACAGCTAAGTCCTCTGGAATATGTGAAGCTGATTTCTGATTCCTTGAAAATGCAAAAGAATGTCTGCTTGTGCCGACATTTCGATCAGCTGAGCAAGCAATCCATCGTCAATTCCAAAAAGACCCTCTTCATTGATGTGTGGCCGGTGAATCTCTTTCGTCCGGACACTGCCAACTTCTTTGACAACACCTGTCTCTTCATGCTCCAGTTGGCATGCATTCTGACCATGGTCCCGGGCTGGAAGTCCAAAACCAGGCTCCGAGTGTTCCTGTGTTTGAACGCGCAGACTGACAACACACTTCAGAAGCAACAAAAACTGGACGCTTTTCTCCATCAGCTCCGGATCGAGGCCTCTGTGAAAATCGTCACCTGGGACCACCTGGTGTCACACCTACCAGTCATGTCAGGGAACAGCAGCGATAAGCTTACCCTAATGGAGAAGTTTCACGCAGTTCCGACGGAGTTCATCAGTTCCATTAACCAACTGATTACCTCGTATTCCAGCACTACAGCGCTGAGTTTCATGTATCTCCCCGTCCCCCCCACGGACGTTCGGGAGAGTGAGACCTATCTAAACAGTCTGAGGTTGTTGTCTGACAATCTTCCTCCCACGGTCTTTGTACATGGACTGCATCCAGTAACTTCAACCACACTTTGA
- the LOC105325300 gene encoding solute carrier family 12 member 9 isoform X1, with protein sequence MTVELDRVIDDARAKRSGYKSFGDTLPEDKSELHTLQNFLSTILSWFICCGRRRSDDESRGPEGGRGDESSRRSLGTLEGVFAPVALSMFSTLLYLRTGFVVGQAGILESVLQLVLAYFILVMTVLSISAISTNGALEGGGAYYMISRALGPEFGGSIGFLFFVANVLAVGLYVTGFVEAMIENFGPGGTMVKHAFLKGDHDFWYKYLYCSIVLFVCLGICIVGGAVFAKTSLLIFLVVVVCLLSVFISVFAKNSTTEIEYAQQAKHTFERRNISLECFQANASGFVLQDGANYTGLRAKTFKDNTFSEYQKDYITKDLMTFATVFAILFSSVTGILNGANMSGELKEPSKAIPKGTLYAVMFTFISYLLLIILVGGSSDRCLLLNNYIFLQEINLWKPFVLIGIFAATLSAALGNLIGASRILQALANDHLFWFVLNPATITTKSGNPYVAVLISWFLVQLVLLVGSLNAIAPATSVFFLMSYASVNLACLALELASAPNFRPTFKYFTWYTCTLGLIGCIVMCFLISSLYSSIAIIVMLILAIILHFRSLPTQWGSISQALIFHQVRKYLLMLDSRKAHVKYWRPQILLLVANPRQCSELITFINDIKKGGLYVIGHVKLGSLDSYTTDPILEENPKWLGLIDYLKVKAFVEVTMANTVSEGLQHLLRLSGMGGMKPNTVCFGFVDDSKPKDTLSFMNNERRRRFFTRLESGKKVSIDNLFMNVRGDGDSGQLSPLEYVKLISDSLKMQKNVCLCRHFDQLSKQSIVNSKKTLFIDVWPVNLFRPDTANFFDNTCLFMLQLACILTMVPGWKSKTRLRVFLCLNAQTDNTLQKQQKLDAFLHQLRIEASVKIVTWDHLVSHLPVMSGNSSDKLTLMEKFHAVPTEFISSINQLITSYSSTTALSFMYLPVPPTDVRESETYLNSLRLLSDNLPPTVFVHGLHPVTSTTL encoded by the exons ATGACTGTGGAACTTGACAGAGTGATCGATGATGCTCGAGCTAAGAGAAGTGGATACAAAAGTTTCGGCGATACTTTGCCTGAAGATAAGTCTGAGCTCCACACACTGCAAAACTTTTTATCCACGATCTTGAGTTGGTTCATTTGCTGTGGCAGACGACGCTCAGATGACGAATCTCGGGGACCGGAAGGGGGTCGCGGAGACGAGTCATCGAGGCGCTCCCTGGGGACGCTGGAGGGAGTTTTTGCCCCTGTCGCACTCTCGATGTTTAGCACACTGCTATACTTAAGGACAG gttttgtGGTGGGCCAGGCTGGGATTCTGGAGTCAGTGCTTCAGCTTGTTCTAGCTTATTTCATCTTGGTTATGACTGTGCTGTCAATCAGTGCTATTTCAACCAATGGAGCGTTAGAAGGAGGAGGGGCCTATT ACATGATCAGCAGAGCCCTGGGTCCAGAGTTTGGGGGTAGTATTGGCTTCCTGTTCTTTGTGGCCAATGTCCTGGCTGTGGGTCTCTATGTTACAGGCTTCGTGGAGGCCATGATAGAGAACTTTGGACCAGGGG GCACCATGGTAAAACATGCATTTTTGAAAGGTGACCACGACTTCTGGTACAAGTACCTGTACTGCTCCATCGTTCTGTTTGTGTGTCTGGGTATCTGCATCGTTGGAGGAGCAGTGTTCGCAAAGACATCCCTACTCATTTTTTtg GTTGTGGTTGTCTGTCTTCTCTCGGTGTTTATAAGTGTATTTGCCAAAAACTCGACGACTGAGATAGAATATGCTCAACAGGCCAAACACACATTTGAGAGGAGGAATATTTCTCTCGAATGCTTTCAAGCAAATGCCAGCGGTTTCGTTCTACAGGATGGAGCCAATTACACAGGTCTAAGGGCAAAGACGTTCAAGGATAATACATTCT CTGAGTACCAGAAGGATTACATCACCAAGGATCTGATGACCTTCGCCACTGTGTTCGCCATTCTGTTCAGCAGTGTGACAGGCATCCTTAATGGAGCCAACATGTCAG GGGAGCTGAAGGAGCCAAGTAAAGCCATCCCTAAGGGCACACTGTATGCCGTCATGTTCACGTTCATTTCTTACTTACTGCTAATCATTCTCGTCGGAGGATCGAGTGACAG GTGCCTCCTCCTGAACAACTATATTTTCCTTCAGGAGATAAACCTGTGGAAGCCATTCGTCCTGATCGGGATATTCGCTGCTACTCTGTCTGCTGCCCTGGGTAATCTGATAGGAGCCTCGCGGATTCTACAGGCCCTGGCTAACGACCATTTGTTCT GGTTTGTTCTAAATCCTGCCACGATCACTACAAAGTCTGGAAACCCCTATGTGGCTGTACTCATCTCATGGTTCCTTGTTCAA CTGGTGCTATTGGTGGGCTCTCTGAACGCTATCGCCCCCGCCACCTCCGTATTCTTTCTGATGTCTTACGCCTCCGTTAACCTGGCCTGTCTAGCTCTGGAGCTGGCATCGGCACCTAACTTCAG ACCGACCTTCAAGTACTTCACCTGGTACACCTGCACCCTGGGCCTAATCGGCTGTATAGTGATGTGCTTCCTGATCAGCTCCCTCTACTCCTCCATCGCCATCATCGTGATGCTGATCCTGGCCATCATCCTCCACTTCCGCTCACTGCCCACCCAGTGGGGCTCCATCAGCCAGGCACTCATCTTTCACCAG GTAAGGAAATACTTGTTGATGTTGGATTCAAGGAAAGCCCATGTCAAGTACTGGCGTCCTCAGATACTGTTACTGGTGGCTAATCCGCGTCAGTGTTCAGAACTCATCACGTTCATCAACGACATCAAGAAAGGCGGACTGTACGTGATCGGCCACGTCAAGCTGGGATCCCTGGATTCGTATACCACTGACCCAATTTTAGAGGAAAATCCAAAATGGCTGGGACTGATTGATTATCTCAAAGTGAAAGCTTTCGTGGAAGTGACGATGGCAAACACTGTCTCCGAAGGTTTACAACACTTGCTTAGGCTCTCTGGAATGGGGGGCATGAAACCTAACACGGTTTGCTTCGGTTTTGTGGACGACTCCAAACCAAAGGATACTCTGAGTTTCATGAATAACGAGAGGAGGAGGCGTTTTTTCACGCGATTGGAAAGTGGAAAGAAAGTGAGTATTGACAATTTGTTTATGAATGTCCGAGGAGACGGAGACTCAGGACAGCTAAGTCCTCTGGAATATGTGAAGCTGATTTCTGATTCCTTGAAAATGCAAAAGAATGTCTGCTTGTGCCGACATTTCGATCAGCTGAGCAAGCAATCCATCGTCAATTCCAAAAAGACCCTCTTCATTGATGTGTGGCCGGTGAATCTCTTTCGTCCGGACACTGCCAACTTCTTTGACAACACCTGTCTCTTCATGCTCCAGTTGGCATGCATTCTGACCATGGTCCCGGGCTGGAAGTCCAAAACCAGGCTCCGAGTGTTCCTGTGTTTGAACGCGCAGACTGACAACACACTTCAGAAGCAACAAAAACTGGACGCTTTTCTCCATCAGCTCCGGATCGAGGCCTCTGTGAAAATCGTCACCTGGGACCACCTGGTGTCACACCTACCAGTCATGTCAGGGAACAGCAGCGATAAGCTTACCCTAATGGAGAAGTTTCACGCAGTTCCGACGGAGTTCATCAGTTCCATTAACCAACTGATTACCTCGTATTCCAGCACTACAGCGCTGAGTTTCATGTATCTCCCCGTCCCCCCCACGGACGTTCGGGAGAGTGAGACCTATCTAAACAGTCTGAGGTTGTTGTCTGACAATCTTCCTCCCACGGTCTTTGTACATGGACTGCATCCAGTAACTTCAACCACACTTTGA